In Nitrosophilus labii, the following proteins share a genomic window:
- the ahbA gene encoding siroheme decarboxylase subunit alpha: MEKEFLNIIQKEFPISERPFKDLAEKLGAEEEDVLNLYKRLKDEKIIRQTSAIFDTKSLGYSSSLVAFKADDIERVAEFINTHPGVSHNYERDNPFNLWFTLAVPPDSELGLEKTIKIMAQKTGVREYIILPTKKMFKISVQLDVKGEKSKKEKIKKKEKIKIELEPIHFELIKTLQEDIEPVKKPFENMVDSLNIDYDFLKREAKKLQDAGIMRRFASILYHRKAGFKANAMVVWKIPENRAEEIGQKVAEYSAVSHCYLRPVYPNWPYPLFSMIHGKSKDEVEEVVNEIAKEIEAAEYKYLYSTREFKKVRIKYFSPQFKEWEETYG, from the coding sequence ATGGAAAAAGAGTTTTTAAATATAATTCAAAAAGAGTTTCCTATTAGCGAAAGACCTTTTAAAGATTTGGCCGAGAAATTAGGAGCCGAAGAAGAAGATGTTTTGAATCTGTATAAAAGATTGAAAGATGAGAAAATAATTCGTCAAACATCTGCAATTTTTGATACCAAATCTTTGGGTTACAGTTCTTCACTGGTGGCTTTTAAAGCAGATGATATAGAAAGAGTTGCCGAGTTCATAAACACGCATCCAGGTGTTAGTCACAACTATGAAAGAGACAACCCTTTCAATCTTTGGTTTACTCTTGCGGTACCTCCAGATAGTGAACTTGGACTTGAAAAAACAATAAAAATAATGGCCCAAAAAACAGGAGTGAGAGAGTATATAATACTACCAACCAAAAAGATGTTCAAAATCTCCGTGCAATTGGACGTAAAAGGCGAAAAGTCAAAAAAGGAGAAAATAAAGAAAAAAGAGAAGATTAAAATAGAGCTTGAGCCTATCCATTTTGAGCTGATTAAAACTTTACAAGAAGATATAGAGCCTGTAAAAAAGCCTTTTGAAAATATGGTAGATAGCTTAAATATAGATTACGATTTTTTGAAAAGAGAAGCTAAAAAATTACAAGATGCTGGTATTATGAGACGTTTTGCTTCTATTTTATACCACAGAAAAGCTGGGTTTAAGGCAAACGCTATGGTTGTTTGGAAAATTCCAGAAAACAGAGCCGAAGAGATCGGTCAAAAAGTTGCCGAATATAGTGCTGTTAGTCACTGTTATCTAAGACCGGTATATCCGAACTGGCCATATCCTCTTTTTTCTATGATCCACGGCAAGAGCAAAGATGAAGTGGAAGAGGTGGTTAACGAAATCGCAAAAGAGATAGAGGCTGCGGAGTATAAATATCTATATTCTACTAGAGAGTTTAAAAAGGTGAGGATTAAATATTTTTCACCTCAATTTAAAGAGTGGGAGGAAACTTATGGATAG
- a CDS encoding precorrin-2 dehydrogenase/sirohydrochlorin ferrochelatase family protein → MSYFPAFVNLTNKKTVVIGGGKIAGDKICHLLDFTKDITIISPKIDQRVKDFIDKNSLKYINREYNSGDINGFYIVIVAADDLELQKKVYQECQERKILCNSVDSVEYCDFIFPSYIKRGDLTIAFSTSGASPSLAKYLRRAIEKIIPKDIGNFIKELKKMRQKLPKGKERQKLLDSKAKEYIEKYFKKD, encoded by the coding sequence ATGAGTTATTTTCCTGCATTTGTAAATTTAACAAACAAAAAAACAGTTGTAATAGGTGGAGGTAAAATTGCTGGAGATAAGATTTGTCATCTTTTAGATTTTACAAAAGATATAACTATAATATCACCTAAAATAGATCAAAGAGTAAAAGACTTTATAGATAAAAACTCTCTTAAATATATAAATAGAGAGTATAATAGCGGTGATATTAATGGTTTTTATATAGTTATTGTAGCTGCTGACGATTTGGAACTTCAAAAAAAAGTCTATCAGGAGTGTCAAGAGAGAAAGATTCTCTGTAATAGCGTAGATAGCGTAGAGTATTGCGACTTTATATTTCCATCTTACATTAAAAGAGGCGATTTAACAATCGCTTTTTCCACTTCTGGAGCTTCTCCCTCACTGGCAAAATATTTAAGAAGAGCGATTGAAAAAATAATTCCAAAAGATATCGGAAATTTTATAAAAGAGTTAAAAAAGATGAGGCAAAAGCTTCCTAAAGGCAAAGAGAGGCAAAAACTTTTAGATAGTAAAGCAAAAGAGTATATAGAAAAATATTTTAAAAAGGATTGA
- a CDS encoding translocation/assembly module TamB domain-containing protein → MRLFIYSFEAFLLILLSFVVIQSEKDLLQSLIKDELKKNDINVKKVIWKKIDSFEFKDISYKKRKISKNIFLDIDYLSFLNGYIGFDSMIIDSLQIDNLLKIKQKNRKKSNKLFPIPISIYNLTIDAKYIRKKESINIYTKIENIKIFKNISASVEKMSIDSIYAKIRAKGFIKNLKLTLFGSAIPNKKYLSKFVNEFDLGKIDKIDFKTVIDTQKIDFVLTTSAKDFLKKFKTSVLKSTLKGVYLYKEKELKSNLLTNVGCKNTKALIEAKIFYKNDLKYRGNAKIVNLPKLTKELNPKLFEQVDINFSGNLQKTKLKLYNNYLEALANIEKNKSEIIFSLNTKKIYFTNLIRTDTQLKKIFLYLNLYGTYKKNLNINYHIKSNLVDIIGTYKNRRLNAQLLLSFSSLLKRKGFKVEKLFPLKVTSNTYLPLNVKFSNNILNGDLVYSKKQIDSKIFLKDTQISVYGNPLEKLSIDLEVDSLKSLNTELEKIYPINIKNIDARLKAKILFDMKNYHYEANIVSPRIIYEYEKDRFYTLTYFNTNLRGDLKKIIIDYYAFAFKEYGIYATKSSEIVFDKSKILIKKLWIEDKVKIDGLYELNKEGRFNINAKSYKYSSVEGVIDFDLELIVYIKNKNIFTEGKVFINSATITHNPKKIRTIKDKDIIIVDIPEVKKSLFFKKNIALNIHIISKKAFFYKIKDMKAQLFSDLTIWKEYQKDLELLGQIVVEKGKYYFGEKMFKITKSEVDFYGPITNPFININVKYEKEPYIIYIKIVGEFENPIITFDSEPFLSQNDILAMIIFDSKLSSLLFKTTGGEKFAEMLSNFFVKDLIKNFGLKLDKYSLITSGSGIGFEIGKKISDKITVLYKNDQISSIIIRYKINRYLQSEVFITPQKSAFDLYYKIEK, encoded by the coding sequence TTGAGACTTTTTATCTACTCTTTTGAGGCTTTTTTGCTTATATTACTCTCTTTTGTTGTTATTCAAAGTGAAAAAGACCTACTCCAATCTTTAATAAAAGATGAATTGAAAAAAAACGATATTAACGTAAAAAAAGTTATCTGGAAAAAAATCGACTCTTTTGAATTTAAAGATATAAGCTACAAAAAACGAAAAATATCCAAAAATATCTTTTTAGATATTGACTATCTATCTTTTTTAAATGGTTATATCGGTTTTGACTCAATGATTATAGATTCACTACAAATAGATAATCTTTTAAAAATCAAACAGAAAAATAGAAAAAAAAGTAATAAACTGTTTCCAATTCCCATATCCATTTACAATCTAACTATAGATGCAAAATATATAAGAAAAAAAGAGTCTATAAATATTTATACAAAAATTGAAAATATCAAAATCTTTAAAAATATTTCAGCAAGTGTTGAAAAAATGTCAATCGATTCAATATACGCAAAAATTAGAGCCAAAGGTTTTATAAAAAATCTAAAACTGACTCTTTTTGGTAGTGCTATCCCCAATAAAAAATATCTATCAAAATTTGTAAATGAGTTCGATTTAGGTAAAATAGATAAAATAGATTTTAAAACAGTTATAGATACCCAAAAGATAGATTTTGTATTAACCACATCGGCAAAAGATTTTCTGAAAAAATTTAAAACTTCAGTACTCAAGTCAACTTTAAAAGGAGTTTATCTATATAAAGAAAAAGAACTAAAATCAAATCTTCTCACAAATGTAGGTTGTAAAAACACAAAAGCTTTAATAGAAGCCAAAATATTTTATAAAAATGATTTAAAATATAGAGGAAATGCAAAGATAGTAAATCTACCTAAACTTACAAAAGAGCTAAATCCCAAACTTTTCGAACAAGTAGATATCAATTTTAGCGGAAATCTTCAAAAAACAAAGCTAAAACTCTACAATAATTACTTAGAAGCACTAGCTAATATTGAGAAAAATAAAAGTGAGATAATATTTTCTTTAAATACTAAAAAAATCTATTTTACTAACCTTATTCGAACTGATACACAGCTTAAAAAAATTTTCCTCTATCTTAATCTATATGGTACCTATAAAAAGAATTTGAACATTAATTATCATATTAAATCGAATCTTGTAGATATAATAGGTACTTACAAAAACCGTAGATTAAATGCCCAGCTACTTCTATCCTTTTCATCTTTACTTAAAAGAAAAGGATTTAAAGTAGAAAAACTGTTTCCCCTAAAAGTTACTTCAAATACGTATCTACCACTAAATGTTAAATTTTCCAACAACATTTTAAATGGCGATTTAGTATATAGCAAAAAACAGATTGATTCAAAAATATTTTTAAAAGATACTCAAATTTCAGTATATGGAAATCCTTTAGAAAAACTGTCTATAGATTTAGAAGTAGACTCTTTGAAATCTCTAAATACTGAGCTTGAAAAAATTTATCCTATAAATATCAAAAATATTGATGCAAGATTAAAAGCTAAAATACTTTTTGATATGAAAAACTATCACTACGAAGCCAATATAGTTTCTCCCCGGATAATTTACGAATATGAAAAAGACAGATTTTACACATTAACATATTTCAATACCAATCTAAGAGGAGATCTTAAAAAAATCATAATAGACTATTACGCCTTCGCATTTAAAGAATATGGTATTTACGCAACTAAAAGTTCTGAGATTGTTTTTGACAAATCAAAAATATTAATAAAAAAATTATGGATAGAAGACAAGGTAAAAATTGACGGCCTTTATGAATTGAATAAAGAAGGTAGATTTAATATAAATGCAAAAAGTTATAAGTACTCCTCAGTAGAAGGAGTTATAGACTTTGATCTCGAACTTATCGTATATATCAAAAATAAAAATATTTTCACAGAAGGTAAGGTTTTTATAAATAGTGCAACAATCACACACAACCCTAAAAAAATAAGAACAATCAAAGATAAAGATATAATTATCGTTGATATACCAGAAGTAAAAAAATCACTTTTTTTCAAAAAAAATATCGCTTTGAATATTCATATAATAAGTAAAAAAGCTTTTTTTTACAAAATAAAAGATATGAAAGCTCAGCTTTTTAGTGACTTAACTATCTGGAAAGAGTACCAAAAAGATTTGGAGTTACTTGGACAGATAGTAGTTGAAAAAGGCAAATACTATTTTGGAGAAAAAATGTTTAAGATAACAAAAAGTGAGGTAGATTTTTACGGTCCTATTACAAACCCTTTTATAAATATAAATGTAAAATATGAAAAAGAGCCATATATTATTTATATTAAAATAGTTGGTGAATTTGAAAATCCTATAATCACTTTTGATTCTGAGCCATTTTTATCTCAAAATGATATTTTGGCAATGATTATTTTCGATTCTAAACTCTCGTCATTGCTATTTAAAACTACCGGCGGAGAAAAATTTGCCGAAATGCTAAGCAATTTTTTCGTAAAAGATCTGATTAAAAACTTTGGATTGAAACTGGATAAATATTCACTTATTACATCTGGTTCTGGCATCGGCTTTGAGATAGGCAAAAAGATATCAGATAAAATTACTGTTCTTTACAAAAACGATCAAATATCCTCTATCATTATAAGATACAAAATCAACCGCTATCTACAAAGCGAAGTTTTTATAACCCCACAAAAGAGTGCATTTGATCTATATTATAAGATTGAAAAATAA